A genomic region of Magnolia sinica isolate HGM2019 chromosome 6, MsV1, whole genome shotgun sequence contains the following coding sequences:
- the LOC131248355 gene encoding 21 kDa protein-like yields MHHIAMEGSTKSPSSSIYALVALLTLLLSTSHLKTCHATRSHHHDKTSTEFIRTSCGVTTYPRVCIESLSSHASAIQTNPKQLAHAALSVSLSSAQTTSAIISKLSTKHGFKSKVKGAMEDCIETIGDSIDELQQSIGEVGHLSGPDFDFHMDNIQTWVSAALTDEDTCMDGFEGNALDGEIKNTVRSHVLSVAQMTSNALALVNRLRSDHAKSP; encoded by the coding sequence atgcACCACATAGCAATGGAAGGTAGTACCAAAAGCCCATCTTCTTCCATCTATGCTCTTGTAGCTCTTCTCACACTCCTACTCTCCACATCCCATCTCAAAACATGCCATGCTACAAGATCACATCATCATGACAAAACCAGCACTGAGTTCATTAGAACATCTTGTGGAGTCACCACCTATCCTAGAGTCTGTATTGAATCTCTCTCTTCTCATGCAAGTGCAATTCAAACAAATCCAAAGCAATTGGCTCACGCAGCTCTCTCTGTAAGCCTCTCCAGCGCACAAACGACTTCGGCCATTATTTCAAAGTTGTCTACTAAACATGGTTTCAAGAGTAAAGTGAAAGGTGCCATGGAGGACTGCATCGAGACCATAGGCGACTCCATCGATGAGCTCCAGCAATCTATAGGAGAGGTAGGGCATCTGAGCGGGCCCGATTTCGACTTCCACATGGACAACATCCAGACATGGGTGAGCGCTGCGCTGACGGATGAGGACACGTGTATGGACGGCTTCGAGGGTAATGCTTTGGATGGTGAGATCAAGAATACAGTGAGGAGCCATGTCTTGAGCGTTGCACAGATGACTAGCAACGCTTTGGCTCTTGTCAATAGACTCAGATCCGATCATGCTAAATCACCATAA